The DNA region TTACTACCCAACACCATGGCGCTCACCAGCGGCCCTTCGGGAGTTCCCAATCCCTGCTGTTGCGATCGCACAATTTGCTGTTGCACTTGCCACAATCCCCAGGCTGAGGACGGTTGCAGTAAGGTCACCTGTTCGCCGCTCAATCCAGCAAAACTACCATCCTGCTGTAAATACTTCTGAAAATCGAAACTACCGGGGTTGGTAGCCGCTTTGGGTAGGTACAGCGATCCCGACACGCTCACCTGCTGACCGGGATGCAAATCACGCCCCTGTTGCCAGGGAACCGTGACGTAAATTCTGCCTGTTACGGGTTGATTATCGCCAATGGGGGCAATCTGCTGGGCTTCCAACCAGAATTGCGCCTTTTCGCTACGGGTGACGCGGGGCAAACTGGTCACTTTCCCTTCTACCAACACATCTGCAGAGGTTGTGTTGGCTTGAGTTAACAGTTGGCTGACATCCTGCGATCGCGGTTGCGGCATTCGCATCTGGAAGTACAGACTGGCTAGCAAGCCAACTATTCCAGCCAGCAACCAGATGCGGGAACTGGGAGCCGCTCTCCGGAGCCAACGTCTGGCGATCGCGGCCCCCATTCCCAGAGCCAAAATCATCCAGCCACCCCAGGGAATTGCTGTAGCCAGCAACCCCAAGATATAGGCAAGGCATAAAACAACTGCCCCCACAGGCCCCATGATGCACTCCAGACTGTTCAATCGATGCTGCCAGTAGAGTGCCCATAGGTGGAAGGGAATTTTGAGTTTTAAGTTTTAAGTTTTGAATTAGGAAGGAGCCTGATCTAACTCAAAACTCAAAACTTAAAACTGAGAACCTAGTACAACAAGGCGGAAGTCTACATACCATTCCAAGCCGCCCTCATCCCCCAGCCCCTTCTCCCAAACAGGGAGAAGGGGAGCCAGATCAAAGTCCCTCTACCCACTTGGGAGAGGGATTTAGGGTGAGGGCAGATTGGTATACGAACTTACGCCACAGAGCACTAGATCGATAGTCCCAGTTTCAGGCCAAAGACACCGTGAACCAGGAGCAGTAGAAAGGCAAAGGTTCCTAGATAGGCATGGGCCATGCGGAGGGATGCTTGATCGCCCCAGAAACCTGCTTTGGAAAGTAGGCTGTTGAGAAACAGCAAAACCAGGACGATCGAACCTGTCCAAAAGTGAGGGCTTTGCAGAATCGGTTGCTTTTGCATCACCAGGGACAGCACACCCCCAGTATATCCCAGGGCAATAAAGCCAGTCATCAGGGGGGCGAGTTTGCGGTGGTCGGCCCGTTTAGCGATCGCTACATCTTTATCGGTGGCCAGCCGCCCCTGCCATCCGGCGTAGGCAACGTAGCTGCCCAGTACTAAGACAACGATGCCCATCATGACTGGGTGACCCCAATGGACAATCGGTTCAGGCACGTTCAAACTGCGAAACCAGGCCGCGATCGGCTCCAGGGATTGACTCAAACTTGTACTTAAACGTTCCATCAGTTGCACATCCATTTTTAGAAAGTAGAACGATTGCATATCATTCAGCCAATTTAGTATTCTCACAGAAGCGGCCCCATTCTGCGGAGAGCAAGTGCATTTTGCGTAAACTATTCAAGCGATTGAGAGATGCCTGGAAGGACGAGAACTTTCTGCATTCCCTGAAGGATGTTGAGGTTCTCGTCTCCAAAGTGCTGTCGATCGCGATGCTGATCGTGATTCTGGTTGCCATTTATGACCTGGTTGTGTTTCTTGTCCGAGACTTTCTAATAGCAGAAGGGTTAGTTCCGGAGCCTGGCTCATTTGTTAACAGACTGTTTACGGTCTTCGGTCTCTTCTTAAACGTTCTGATCGCGCTGGAAATCCTGGAGAATATCTCTGCTTATCTAAAAAAGCATATGATTCAGGTAGAACTGGTGATCGTCACCTCCCTGGTTGCCGTCGCCCGAAAGATTATTATTTTAGATTTAGAGAGGAAAACGGCCATGGACCTAATTGCTCTGGCTATCGCTATTTTTGCCCTCTCAGTAAGCTACTGGATTGTGCGCAACATTGCCAGTAAGCAAAATTCTTAGATCCGGATATTCCTTAAGGAAAAGCCATGCCATCAGTGGCGGACAAGTCGATCGCATAGCTAATAGTCTGGGTTGTATCGGCAGCCAGGGTAATTTCATACAGCCCAGCTTCCTTCAATTTGCCTGACCAGTTTGTCTCCCGTGAGTCTGCTAACAAAGCAGGAGACTTGCTGTTGGGGGGATACAGCGACAGGCGAACGGATTGATCAGGAACCTGGAGTTGCAAGCGGAATGACTGATTCTCCCTAAAACGAGCCAGGAATGCTTTGGCTTCGCCCGGTTTGAGCGTCCCACTGAGCCGATGATTGAAGTTGGTCGTGACAAATTCTACTTGCTCCAGCGCTTTACCAGATTGTAAAGATTTGAGTTGTTCCGCCGCGATCGCCTGCCACACCTGCCCCAGGGATTGGTTAATCAGGTCATCCTGGCGGGATTGCTCGGGAAAAAGATAAAAAAACTGCGCATCCGTGAGATCATTGGCAGCCCGACTACTGAGATTCAGTTGCTCCAGCGCAGCCTGTCGATCGCGCAGGTCGGCTTCTGAGTATCGCCCTAACCGCGATCGCGCAGCGGGATTTAGAGATTGCAGGCGATCGGCCACTTGCAGCGCAATCTGATCCCACTCGGCCCGCAAATTTTCATCAGCGGCTCCTGTTCCCAATGTTTGTCCATTCAGTTCGGGATGTCTGGCGTAAAACAGTTCATTCACCAGGGCGATCATGAAGTTATCTGCAACTCCCAGTTTTTGCAGACGCTGGGCCAGTTTTTGCTTCCGCGCCTGTTCCGCTTTCGAGAATTCCGACTCCTGTGGTTTGGGAACCGTTGAATGATTTAAATTATTTTTTTGAGGGGAGCGTATCGAAGGCGTAATTTCGGGCAGTTTGTCTTTCAACGCTGGCCCTAACCACTTCACGCCAACCCACCAACCGCCAACAATCATGCCACCCACAACCAGCCATTTTACCAGAGCTGCAAGTTCCCTCCACGGCAGCGATTGAGCAGGGGATGCTGGTTGGGGAATGACTTGAGCCGCTTGCGTTTTCGCTCTGGAACGACCAACAGCAATGGTTTTGACCATTGATGTGGCTGACTGAACAAGATTTGGGATAGCAGCAGGAACAGATACTTTGGGCACCGGAGCCGATCGCGGAGACTTCGCCTGGGTTGCGTCCGGTTGGGTCAGCACCTGCAGTACCTCTTGAGCCGACTGATACCGTTTGTCAGGATACGGATCGAGCATCCGATCTAATGTTTTCGTCAGGGTTGGGGTCAGGGAAACGGCTGGCTGCCATCCCCGCCGATTCAGGCTGCCGTTAGTAAAAAATAGGTCTTGAGGTTCCTTACCCGTCAGCAACACCAGTACAGTTACAGCCAGGGCATAGAGGTCGCTATGGGGGGACACTGCTCCCTGCTCTAGTTGTTCCGGCGGCGCATACCCGAGCTTGCCTATGCGAGTCATGGTAGCAACACGACCATTGGCCTGGGGAGAACTTTCAGAAATGGCTCTGGCGGCAACCTGCTTCACGCCACCAAAATCGATCAGGACAGGCAAGCCATCGGACGATCGCCGAATTAAGTTATCTGGCGAAATATCCCGGTGAATCACACCCGCCTTGTGGATATAGTCCAATACGGGCAATAGCTGGAACAGCAGTTCTGTCACTTCCGCTTCGGTGAAGGTTGCGCCCTGCTGCTGGCGATCGTGCAACAGATCCTGATAGGTCTGCCCGTCCACAAAATCCTGTACCAGAAACAAGCGCTCTCGTCCCTGCCAACCTGCCCGGAATAATTCTCGAAATTCGGGGATTTGGGGATGCTGCAACTGGTAGAGAATTCCCGCTTCCCTGGCAAACAGTTCTTCGGCTTTGCGCAACGCTTCTTGACCCTGAACCTGGGGCGCAAACTCCTTCAAGACACAGGGTTCATCAAAGCGATGGGTATCCTGCACCAGATAGGTACGGCCAAATCCGCCCTGGGCCAACTCTGACAGGATGCGATAGCGCCACCCCAGAAGCTGTCCTGCCACAGCCTGGGGACTTCCCCCCATTAGCGATTCGCCACAGAGCCGACAAAAGCGGCTATCAACGGAGTTTAAGTGTCCCTGGCTGCAGTATTGCGGTTTCATTCCTTGTGATCTTCAGGATCTTGATGAGTGGATGGGAGCGGGTCTGGATTCAGTGCCGGGGATTCCGTAGGTGCTGCGGCTACCATGTCTGGGTTCAGCGTTTCTACATCGATGCTGGTTTCAGAAGCGGTAGATGCGGTGGTATTCGCGATCGCGTCAGAGTGAATGGTTGCTGCGGTATCAGTGATGGGTTCGGAATCAGGAGTTGCTTCAGACTCGGCACTTGGTTCGGAGTCAGGAGTAGATGCGCTGGTAATCAATGCTTCAGAATCTGCGATCGGAGCAGAACCGGAAGGATCTCCAGGATCGATCGGTTCCTCAGAGTCGGCGATCGCGGCAGAATTGTCAACGGCTTCAGATGGGATAGGAGTTGCAGCATGGCTGATAGTTTCAGTTTCAGAAGCAACCACCACTTCGGCAGCGGCAGGGGCTGCAGCATCGACGATCGCCTCTACCGGAGTTAGATCCTCTGGTTGGACAACCGCCTCTGAGGGAACAGACTCTGCCGCATCAGCAATCGCTTCAGGCTGGCTTATGGGTTCATTGGCCAGATCCTCAAGCGCAGCGACCTGTTCAGAGTGAACCATGGCTTCAGAACTGACAGGTTCCTCCAGATCGACAACGGATGCAGACTCGCCACTGGCTTCAGAGGCGATCGCAGGTTCTTCATCCCAGAGATCAACCTCTTGATCCTCTTCTGTTGTAGTGGGTTCTGAAGCGATGTCGTCAGTCTTCCGTTCCAGTTCTGTATCTGGAATAGGTGTTGCCGTTTCCGATTCTGCAAACCACTCTTCTGCGGCTTCAGCCTCACTTTTTTCGGCAGCGGTTTCCGAAACTGGAGGTTCAGTTTCTGCAGGAGTGGCTCCCAGGTTGGCCTCTGCAGCCACTGTTTCTGGTGCGGAGGCGGCAATTACGGGGGGCAGAATTTGATTGACGGGAATCCCCACTGCTGTAAAGTCTGAGCGAATTGCTTCCAGGGGGTAGGGAGCCGTTGCGGCAAAGGTCGATTCTCCAGTGAGCATGACGCTGAAAACGCTGACTGGCACCTGCAGAAATAGATTGACTCCCAAAAAAGCGATCGCAGCGACCAGTAACCCCAGCCACCGGGCCTCTGCCGCAAACGGTGTAACAGGGTTGGCGATCGGCGCCAGGTAGTACAACTGACGCAGGGCGAAAAAGGTGATGATGGCGGGTGCGATTGCCAACCAGCGGTTTCGCTGGGACTTAAATAGCGTTAACAGCCGTCGTTGATCCTCGGTTAATTGGGCTGGCTTCAGGGCCACCCCGATCAAACTAAAAATATAAAAAGGTCGCTGCCATTGCATCCAGAAGATGGGCACAATGCCGATCGCAGCGACCAATAATAGCTCCAACCAGAAGGGCAAGACCGGATCTCCCGCCGCTAGACCCAGCCAGCAAAGCTCTAACCAGAGGGGCAAGGTTGCCAAGCCAGCCAGATGAATCCACAAATAGGGATCAGACCAAAAAGATCGCATACCGCACCACGGATAAAACCCATGCCCAAGTATAAAACCTGGGTGGCCTTCCTTTGGCCTTAGCGTTGGCAATCTAACAGTGGAAATCCCGGATCCAAACGGGCCTACATTAGCTTGTACAGTTCTTAAACCAGAACCGGATCACGCTGGGCTGCTTTTTGTTGTTGAATCGCCTTCAGTTGCTGCAGTAGAGAATCGGTTTCAGCCTGGAGGTGCAAAAATTTTTCTTGCTGATCTGCCCGGTATTGAGCTTTCAAGGCTTCCATTAAACGCGCCCGCCGACGAGCCTCAGCCTCATCTACTGCTGGTAGGTTAACCTCGGAAGTCTGTTCGGACAAATTCGCAGAACGATCGGTAGTTGCCATGTCAACCAGTTAGTTATTTGTACTCACTACACCACTGCATATCTTAACCTAAACTTTACAAAAAGATACCATTGTCTTGTGGAAATTTCGCAATTGGCTCCGGCCATTCTAGAACGGAATGGCACTGGGAGGGTTCAAAAATCGGGGTACACTAAGAGTCTACGTCCACCTTATTGCGATCGCGCCTTAACCTGTGACTTCAAGTTTGTCTGCCAGTTCCCCAATTTCCTCCCCCTCCTCCCACCCTGAAGCTCCCTCTTCCCTTGGCGGCTGGCGGGGACTCATTGAAACGTATCGGCCTTTGCTGCCCGTCACCGAGCAAACTCCTGTAGTAACACTCCTGGAAGGCAACACTCCGTTGATTCCGGTGCCTGCGATCGCGGAGCAAATTGGTCGCGGGGTGAAAGTTTGGGTGAAATACGATGGCCTCAACCCTACGGGCAGTTTCAAAGACCGGGGGATGACGATGGCCATTTCCAAAGCCAAGGAAGCTGGAGCTACGGCAATCATCTGTGCCAGTACGGGCAATACCTCGGCAGCAGCAGCGGCCTATGCTCGTCGGGGAGGATTACGCGCCTTTGTGCTGATCCCTGATGGCTATGTAGCTTTGGGCAAACTGGCTCAGGCACTGGTGTATGGAGCCGAAGTTCTGGCCATTCAGGGCAACTTTGACCAGGCCCTCAAGATTGTCCGGGAGATGTCCAACAGTTATCCCGTTACCCTGGTCAACTCTGTCAATCCCTACCGACTGGAAGGACAGAAGACAGCGGCGTTTGAAATTGTTGATGTTCTGGGCGATGCTCCCGATTGGCTGTGTATTCCGGTTGGCAATGCAGGCAACATTACCGCCTATTGGATGGGCTTCTGTCAATACCATCAGGCGCAACGGTGTACCAAACTTCCCCGCATGATGGGATTCCAGGCCGCAGGAGCTGCCCCCCTGATTAGTGGTCACGCCATTGAGCATCCAGAAACTCTCGCTACGGCCATTCGGATTGGCAATCCTGCTAACTGGGAACGGGCGATCGCTGTGAAAGAAGCCAGTCAGGGGGAATTTAATGCCGTCACCGACGCGGAAATTCTGGCCGCCTATCGACTGTTGGCTTCTCAGGAAGGAATTTTCTGCGAACCCGCCAGTGCCGCCTCAGTTGCCGGCTTGTTAAAGGTCAAAGATCAGGTGCCCACGGGAGCGACCGTCGTTTGCGTGCTTACTGGCAATGGCTTGAAAGACCCCGATGCTGCCATCCAACACTGCAACAACCCGCTCAAGCAAGGCATTCAACCAACGCTGGCATCAGTGGCAAAAGCGATGGGATTTGAGCGAAATGTTTTTTCATAAGGATCTGCAACTGGAGACATTCGGCGATCGCATCCTGGAGAAAATTTGGACTGCCTTTCCAGGGTTAGCTCGGAATCAGTTAGCCCTGACCTGGCTGGTTTATGATCCTCCGGCTCCGATCAATACCGGGGGGGCACTGCATCCCGAAGAGTTCTGGAACTACTCGCCCCGTGGCTTCAGTTATCGGGGAGTGGAATTGATTTACCCGGCCAGTGTCGTCAAGTTGTTTTATCTGGTGGCGATTCACGAGTGGTTGGAACGGGGCATGGTGCAGCCTTCTGTGGAACTCGATCGGGCCATCCGGGACATGATTGTAGATTCCAGCAATGATGCAACGGGCCTGATTGTGGATGTGGTCACTGGCACCACCAGCGGCCCTGAGTTAGCTCCCGGCCCCTTTGCAGCCTGGAAACAACAGCGTCAGATTGTCAATCGCTATTTTCAGTCCTTTGGCTGGGATGAATTGCAGACCATCAATGTCTGCCAGAAGACCTGGTGCGATGGCCCCTATGGGCGGGAGCGAGCTTTTTATGGCGAGCTAATGGAAAACCGCAATATGCTCACCACGATCGCCACGGCTCGCCTGCTCCACAGCATTGTGGGAGGAGTCGCCGTATCTGCTTCCCGATCGCAAGCCATGATGACTCTGTTGCGGCGATCGCTGAATCCTGATGATTTATTGGCCGATCCCGAAAACCAGGTGACGGGCTTTCTGGGATCGGGGTTGCCGTTGAATGCCAGTCTCTGGTCGAAAGCGGGCTTGATGAGTCGGGTGCGCCATGATGCCGCTTATATTGAACTGCCCGGTTGTTATCCTTACTTGCTGGTCGTGTTTACGGAAGGAGCCGACCAGGCAAAAAATGAATCTATCCTGCCCTTCATCTCGCAACAAATTGCCGAAGCCATGCGATCGCTCTCTGCACCTGCCAACAAAGGTTGACCCCGCAGCAGATCTCTTATCGTGAGCGTATAGCGGATCTTAAACCTTGCCCAACTCCAAAATACCCAGTTTTGTAGGATGTGTTAGGCGATCGCCATAACGCATCCCGGTGAGACAGCCATTCCTGCGTTACGCTGCGCTAACACATCCTACAAAGAGCATTCCTTATCTACTGGGTGCAACCTTATCGACGGTCTTGAGTTTGCCGTCGCTTTCGACTCTCCAGACATCGTAAACGCCAACGACATCCCCGTTCTCATCGACATCCACATTGCCGCTGGCACCCTGATAGTTAATCTTCTTCCCTTCCTTCAACAGCTTCAAGCCTTCGCACACATCCGAAACTTCCGTTCCAGGGCCATTGGCAACTTCCCGCAACTTACTTTGGATTGCCTCGCCTGTATTTGCTCCAGCCGCCTGAGCCGCAAGCACAAGCAAGGCCGCAGCATCCCAGGCTTGGGGAGCATAGATGGGTGGTTGCTGCTTGAACTTCTGTTCCCAGAGTTTAGAGAGTTGCGCCAGAGCCTTGCCATCAGCACCAGGAACCGTTCCCAAGGCTCCAGTTAGAATGTACTGACCATCAGTAGTTTTGCCGACCTGTTGCGGAAATTGATCTGATTTGGAGCCATCGGTTAAGAGAATTTGTACCCCTTTACTGAGTCCTTGCTCATAAGCGGTTTTTAACAATAGAGCGCCTGTTTCTGCATAGGCGATCGCTGCCACCGCTTCGGGTTTCCCGCCAAAAGCCGCCTGGACTTCCGTTGCAAAGGTTGTGGCCTTGGGGTCATAGCGGGTGGGCTTAGCTTCATTCGTCACGGTGCCACCCAATTTCTTGAATGCCTGCACAAACTCTCTTTCAAAGCCCACCCCGTAATCGTTATTGATGACGATCGTGGCCACGGTCTTAAACCCTTTATCATGAGCCAGTTTAGCCAGTGCTTGAGCCTGATAGGTATCCGGTGGTGCGGTGCGTGCCCAATAGCCCTGAAAATCTCCTTTTTGCGCTCGTTCCGTAAATACGGGGCTAGTGCTGCCCGGAGAAATTAACATGACCTTGTTACGAACGGCGATCGGAGCCGCTGCCGACGATACACTACTGGCAAAGGAACCAACCACTCCCGCCACCTTATCCACTTCCGCCAGTTTTGTCATCCCATCGGCCCCTGCAGTGGGATCCGTCTGATCATCCGTGTTTGGAACCAGGGTTACAGGTTGTCCATTTACTCCGCCACACTGGTTAACTGTTTCTACCAGCAGGGGCACAGCTGCTAACATCGGTTGTCCTACCGAGGCCAAATCTCCAGTTGCGGGCAGCAATGAGCCAATCTTCAGTCCCGTCCCGCCTGCTGCAGGAGAAGTCGCGGCAGGGGAACCTGTTTGAGTTGCAGAGGGGGGGGCCTGTTCCTGACAGGCAGCAGCCAGGATACCAACACCTAACACTGAAGTGGCTAGCATGATGGCTCGAAAGGGTTTGAAGCGATGATTAATGGCTAGTTTACTCATTGAACTACGACACTCCTAAACAGCGCCCCTGCACAAGTAAGGGGATCCAAAGATGTCCTGATTATAAGAAGCAGAAGCCCCTCTGTTAGCACCAGACAAGAAATTGCAATCAATTGTCGCCAGCCGAAATCTGAGTAGTTTGCAAGGTAAAAAAGAGGATAAATAAGTATTGATAGCAAAGCATATATAGCAGCCCTAAATCAGTCGTGAGAGAAGAGGAAGTTGTGAGAGATTTTCCGCAGGGAACGCCTCTCACAATCCAGATAGGATTGCTATATGAAAATGACAAATAAAAATGCTTCAGGAGATCTCATTTCCCTGAAGCATTAACTACTGCACCTGGCAACAATTATGCTGGTGGTACAGCTTCGACTATGGGAGGGCAGGCAATGGTGCAAACCATTCAAGCTAAAAACGTTACCCTACGATCGCTAATTGATGACTTTGGGATTCAGCTTGTTGACGATCGAACGTTCTTTCTAGAGTGGCAGGGCAATTTACCGGAAGTCAGCGAATTAGAAAAACAACTGCTTGACCGCATTCGGGCTGGCTTTGTGAATCTGCTCAACTATCCGCCACTCCTTGAAGGGGTGATTCGGATGACAGTCGTTGACCCGCTGCTCTTCCTGGGTGGCTTCTATCTACCGCCGTTTCATGTGAGATCGGAACCGTCGATTGAAATCCAAACTGAAGACGAAGGCATCATCATCACAGGTAGCCTGGATACCCTGGTACTTAAAGACCGCCTATGGGTACTCGTGGTTGAATCAAAACGTGCTTCCTATTCCGTAGAAGCTGGTCTGGCCCAAATTCTGGCTTATATGTTAGCCAGTCCAGACCTGGATCAGCCCTGCTACGGCATGATCACGAGTAGTGGTAGCTTTATGTTCATCAAGCTGGTTAAAGGCAACCCACCCCGATACGCAGTCTCTAAGCTGTTTGGTATTCGAGAGCCAGAAGATTTAGTGGCTGTCTTTGCAATTCTCAAGCGTCTCGGTCAGCTTGTTGCATAGATCTGGTTCCAGGTAGCCTAAGCGCCCTGAATCCATGCCAAAGAACTCAGGGCGATCGAGATGGGCATTAGCTAGAAACTAAACGGAGAGAGAGGGATTCGAACCCTCGGTACGGCCTTTCGATCCGTACAACAGATTAGCAATCTGCCGCTTTCGACCACTCAGCCATCTCTCCAGATGCTGAAAGACCATCATACCAGATTTAGCTCACCACACAACCCAAATCCTGAAGGTTTAATGACCCAACAGCATCAGAAGATGGCCAGCGTCAGTAGAGTTAATAGACCAGCCAGAATGTAAAAGACCGCGACGATGCGAGTTTCTGACCAGCCGGATAACTCCAGATGGTTGTGATAGGGCGACATCTTGAACAACCGTTTGCCAATTCCGTCCGGGCCTTTGGTGGCTTTGTAATAACCAACTTGAGCCATTACCGACAAGGTTTCTATCAGAAATAAACCGCTGAGAACCAGTAAGGCCAATAAGCTATTGGTGAGGACAGCCACCGCTGCTAAGGCTCCGCCCAGGGCTAAGGAGCCGGTATCACCCATAAATACACGGGCCGGATTCCGGTTATGAACCAGGAAGCCGAGGC from Leptodesmis sichuanensis A121 includes:
- a CDS encoding DUF4079 domain-containing protein → MRILNWLNDMQSFYFLKMDVQLMERLSTSLSQSLEPIAAWFRSLNVPEPIVHWGHPVMMGIVVLVLGSYVAYAGWQGRLATDKDVAIAKRADHRKLAPLMTGFIALGYTGGVLSLVMQKQPILQSPHFWTGSIVLVLLFLNSLLSKAGFWGDQASLRMAHAYLGTFAFLLLLVHGVFGLKLGLSI
- a CDS encoding phosphate-starvation-inducible PsiE family protein, which translates into the protein MRKLFKRLRDAWKDENFLHSLKDVEVLVSKVLSIAMLIVILVAIYDLVVFLVRDFLIAEGLVPEPGSFVNRLFTVFGLFLNVLIALEILENISAYLKKHMIQVELVIVTSLVAVARKIIILDLERKTAMDLIALAIAIFALSVSYWIVRNIASKQNS
- a CDS encoding serine/threonine-protein kinase, producing MKPQYCSQGHLNSVDSRFCRLCGESLMGGSPQAVAGQLLGWRYRILSELAQGGFGRTYLVQDTHRFDEPCVLKEFAPQVQGQEALRKAEELFAREAGILYQLQHPQIPEFRELFRAGWQGRERLFLVQDFVDGQTYQDLLHDRQQQGATFTEAEVTELLFQLLPVLDYIHKAGVIHRDISPDNLIRRSSDGLPVLIDFGGVKQVAARAISESSPQANGRVATMTRIGKLGYAPPEQLEQGAVSPHSDLYALAVTVLVLLTGKEPQDLFFTNGSLNRRGWQPAVSLTPTLTKTLDRMLDPYPDKRYQSAQEVLQVLTQPDATQAKSPRSAPVPKVSVPAAIPNLVQSATSMVKTIAVGRSRAKTQAAQVIPQPASPAQSLPWRELAALVKWLVVGGMIVGGWWVGVKWLGPALKDKLPEITPSIRSPQKNNLNHSTVPKPQESEFSKAEQARKQKLAQRLQKLGVADNFMIALVNELFYARHPELNGQTLGTGAADENLRAEWDQIALQVADRLQSLNPAARSRLGRYSEADLRDRQAALEQLNLSSRAANDLTDAQFFYLFPEQSRQDDLINQSLGQVWQAIAAEQLKSLQSGKALEQVEFVTTNFNHRLSGTLKPGEAKAFLARFRENQSFRLQLQVPDQSVRLSLYPPNSKSPALLADSRETNWSGKLKEAGLYEITLAADTTQTISYAIDLSATDGMAFP
- a CDS encoding low-complexity tail membrane protein gives rise to the protein MRSFWSDPYLWIHLAGLATLPLWLELCWLGLAAGDPVLPFWLELLLVAAIGIVPIFWMQWQRPFYIFSLIGVALKPAQLTEDQRRLLTLFKSQRNRWLAIAPAIITFFALRQLYYLAPIANPVTPFAAEARWLGLLVAAIAFLGVNLFLQVPVSVFSVMLTGESTFAATAPYPLEAIRSDFTAVGIPVNQILPPVIAASAPETVAAEANLGATPAETEPPVSETAAEKSEAEAAEEWFAESETATPIPDTELERKTDDIASEPTTTEEDQEVDLWDEEPAIASEASGESASVVDLEEPVSSEAMVHSEQVAALEDLANEPISQPEAIADAAESVPSEAVVQPEDLTPVEAIVDAAAPAAAEVVVASETETISHAATPIPSEAVDNSAAIADSEEPIDPGDPSGSAPIADSEALITSASTPDSEPSAESEATPDSEPITDTAATIHSDAIANTTASTASETSIDVETLNPDMVAAAPTESPALNPDPLPSTHQDPEDHKE
- the thrC gene encoding threonine synthase; the protein is MTSSLSASSPISSPSSHPEAPSSLGGWRGLIETYRPLLPVTEQTPVVTLLEGNTPLIPVPAIAEQIGRGVKVWVKYDGLNPTGSFKDRGMTMAISKAKEAGATAIICASTGNTSAAAAAYARRGGLRAFVLIPDGYVALGKLAQALVYGAEVLAIQGNFDQALKIVREMSNSYPVTLVNSVNPYRLEGQKTAAFEIVDVLGDAPDWLCIPVGNAGNITAYWMGFCQYHQAQRCTKLPRMMGFQAAGAAPLISGHAIEHPETLATAIRIGNPANWERAIAVKEASQGEFNAVTDAEILAAYRLLASQEGIFCEPASAASVAGLLKVKDQVPTGATVVCVLTGNGLKDPDAAIQHCNNPLKQGIQPTLASVAKAMGFERNVFS
- a CDS encoding serine hydrolase, whose product is MFFHKDLQLETFGDRILEKIWTAFPGLARNQLALTWLVYDPPAPINTGGALHPEEFWNYSPRGFSYRGVELIYPASVVKLFYLVAIHEWLERGMVQPSVELDRAIRDMIVDSSNDATGLIVDVVTGTTSGPELAPGPFAAWKQQRQIVNRYFQSFGWDELQTINVCQKTWCDGPYGRERAFYGELMENRNMLTTIATARLLHSIVGGVAVSASRSQAMMTLLRRSLNPDDLLADPENQVTGFLGSGLPLNASLWSKAGLMSRVRHDAAYIELPGCYPYLLVVFTEGADQAKNESILPFISQQIAEAMRSLSAPANKG
- a CDS encoding ABC transporter substrate-binding protein; this encodes MSKLAINHRFKPFRAIMLATSVLGVGILAAACQEQAPPSATQTGSPAATSPAAGGTGLKIGSLLPATGDLASVGQPMLAAVPLLVETVNQCGGVNGQPVTLVPNTDDQTDPTAGADGMTKLAEVDKVAGVVGSFASSVSSAAAPIAVRNKVMLISPGSTSPVFTERAQKGDFQGYWARTAPPDTYQAQALAKLAHDKGFKTVATIVINNDYGVGFEREFVQAFKKLGGTVTNEAKPTRYDPKATTFATEVQAAFGGKPEAVAAIAYAETGALLLKTAYEQGLSKGVQILLTDGSKSDQFPQQVGKTTDGQYILTGALGTVPGADGKALAQLSKLWEQKFKQQPPIYAPQAWDAAALLVLAAQAAGANTGEAIQSKLREVANGPGTEVSDVCEGLKLLKEGKKINYQGASGNVDVDENGDVVGVYDVWRVESDGKLKTVDKVAPSR
- a CDS encoding restriction endonuclease subunit R, with translation MVQTIQAKNVTLRSLIDDFGIQLVDDRTFFLEWQGNLPEVSELEKQLLDRIRAGFVNLLNYPPLLEGVIRMTVVDPLLFLGGFYLPPFHVRSEPSIEIQTEDEGIIITGSLDTLVLKDRLWVLVVESKRASYSVEAGLAQILAYMLASPDLDQPCYGMITSSGSFMFIKLVKGNPPRYAVSKLFGIREPEDLVAVFAILKRLGQLVA